In Tribolium castaneum strain GA2 chromosome 4, icTriCast1.1, whole genome shotgun sequence, one DNA window encodes the following:
- the LOC100141688 gene encoding FERM and PDZ domain-containing protein 2 isoform X1, producing MSRSRIKEARLHGGPSLGQLLTARPSGLTEPECWAILCQAVQALQDLFLSDGASGDSCIPLVTPSTLILSSRGRVKLCQSSTVFGCGPPAHLAGYLAPEYRPNKQCSDTETEKMWIFALGETLKRVTLTSHSATLRLSNELYQVLVDMTKVHVAARASLMYLLEVISDYCKRRQQNRPFSHIVMDLHQEAMAAVELALDTPWGPPAMPELRPRTRNRSESNADGIGTIPRRWISLTRPQDPVPKLTKEASTSMEDLSFSIPISNAPGSLVRPKSMCVPDMRYFNNDLPKDFQFCASATNRLSDLAAGSGPKLSRAERLDGGSSGRRPRMRRNPVQRAASRLYRASVDVDSARDCVGPEFVVRASLPSKQITMPDFKGQKKHVTVIMLNGQKVDVLCNPNTTTAGQLFEAIIQKEHIEENFMLGLSALIAGDFVFLPSDTRICKAVQAGNAQNATLTLFMRVRFFLPSLRGIRGSQARHLLYLQLRRSILEHQLPCSFSQLIELDGLALQAEFGNYGEREHGARDYFLLEHYVPETMSCAIDDQYGLRQELIRSHISKRGLSAEKAEQDFIILAQSLPHYGGHFYTATWMLKDNNHKDVWLYISAQGINLYERDRSTSNCGPQLYEMFEWRSIQTLCYSKQYLCILPHSKILHSSKLKKYKLKMDHKKSYFTFRLASLHHQFFLRLRTEYTSLQTLSQQFGIPLKDMKNETNSLCKLEALTNPNYMALDQSTVNAETEFKIEFRASSKCSSNKASSENKCRRAKSVSDDINEDYQNKENEHPSDRNSSGLVLDSCYLSGLGNINPDKRRGVKMGTRMFSNIGPRVSRSMEAMNAPSHEYLEEMSLQSVSLHCSSTSISRSPTAECLPTNEAYIIDSSVKSCANPFLPDFQESLSETLLNKLNNISFEEERILSTVSVERDCKGSLGLQITEGSDGNVYIQSVILGGPAHLSGNILSGDQVVAVDGQSLLGMKYKNALNLLTNTGRKVEFVLSRIAPSRQSTLRIGDAKVNLSNISESHLKSLRLENTMNKLKRLSYPNNNRVLVGSPVEKHVTESCLDISNFHKYGSSNTSTEVPYHKHIRYEIEPETENVMARKNLPQSQSNTPVTSLNKNISKSCNHIYDEADRAVVVDVIPKNGANSRSLDRKLGKSCAQEDNKCKPTIPPIALPRSLGLSRKWRGPVRYPVTPVKKTIGGDLDNHTNYLSNSDDDQVFI from the exons ATGGTGCCTCAGGTGATTCATGCATTCCTTTGGTAACACCCTCTACCCTCATACTGTCATCCAGAGGAAGGGTGAAACTATGCCAGAGCAGCACAGTGTTTGGATGTGGTCCCCCAGCACACCTGGCAGGTTATTTAGCGCCTGAATACAGGCCTAACAAACAGTGCTCTGACACGGAGACGGAAAAG atGTGGATATTCGCCCTGGGGGAAACTCTGAAAAGGGTTACTTTAACGAGCCATTCTGCCACTTTACGATTGAGTAATGAACTGTATCAAGTGCTGGTTGACATGACCAAAGTGCACGTGGCTGCCAGGGCGTCTCTCATGTATCTATTAGAG GTTATTTCTGACTACTGTAAACGCCGCCAACAGAACAGGCCTTTTTCCCACATCGTGATGGATTTGCATCAGGAAGCAATGGCAGCCGTAGAGTTAGCCCTCGACACTCCTTGGGGACCCCCAGCTATGCCAGAATTGCGTCCCAGAACCAGAAACAG AAGTGAGTCGAACGCGGACGGCATCGGCACCATCCCCCGGCGCTGGATCAGCCTGACGCGCCCCCAGGACCCCGTCCCCAAGCTGACAAAAGAAGCCAGCACCAGCATGGAGGACCTGTCTTTTTCCATCCCAATTTCGAACGCCCCCGGCTCGCTCGTGCGCCCCAAATCGATGTGTGTGCCTGACATGCGATACTTTAACAATGATCTACCTAAGGATTTTCAATTTTGCGCGAGTGCGACGAACAGATTGAGTGATTTGGCCGCCGGTTCGGGCCCCAAACTGAGTCGCGCCGAGCGTCTGGACGGCGGCAGCAGCGGCAGAAGGCCCAGAATGAGGCGCAATCCGGTGCAGCGGGCGGCCTCCAGACTCTACCGGGCCAGTGTGGACGTTGACAGCGCCAGGGACTGCGTAGGGCCGGAGTTCGTTGTAAGGGCGTCGCTGCCCAGTAAGCAGATTACCATGCCCGATTTCAAAGGACAAAAGAAACATGTGACGGTTATCATGTTGAATGGGCAGAAAGTTGACGTTCTCTGCAATCCGAATACCACCACTGCCGGACAACTGTTCGAG GCAATAATCCAGAAAGAACACATCGAAGAGAACTTTATGCTGGGCCTTTCGGCACTGATAGCCGGCGATTTTGTTTTTCTACCCTCAGACACACGAATTTGCAAGGCGGTGCAAGCTGGCAATGCGCAAAATGCGACTCTGACTTTATTCATGCGAGTTCGCTTCTTTCTGCCAAGTCTTCGAGGGATTAGAGGATCACAAGCCCGTCATTTGCTGTATTTGCAATTGAGACGGTCGATTTTAGAACACCAATTGCCATGTTCTTTCTCTCAGCTCATCGAACTGGACGGACTTGCCTTGCAGGCGGAGTTCGGGAATTATGGCGAAAgg gaGCACGGGGCTCGGGATTACTTCCTGTTGGAACATTACGTTCCTGAGACCATGTCGTGCGCGATTGATGATCAGTATGGCTTGCGACAAGAATTGATCAGGTCTCATATATCTAAACGGGGATTAAGTGCGGAAAAGGCTGAGCAGGACTTTATTATCCTTGCCCAAAGTCTTCCCCATTACGGTGGACATTTTTACACAGCAACTTGG ATGTTAAAAGACAATAATCATAAAGACGTTTGGCTGTATATCAGCGCCCAAGGGATAAATCTATACGAACGTGACAGATCAACAAGCAACTGTGGACCACAATTATACGAAATGTTCGAATGGCGAAGCATTCAAACTTTGTGCTACAGCAAACAATACTTATGCATCCTTCCGCATTCGAAAATTCTACACTCGtcgaaattaaagaaatataaGCTGAAAATGGACCATAAAAA GAGTTATTTCACTTTCCGTCTCGCTTCATTACACCACCAATTTTTCCTGCGTCTCCGCACTGAATATACGTCGCTCCAGACGCTCTCGCAACAATTCGGCATCCCGCTCAAAGAcatgaaaaatgaaacaaactcTTTGTGCAAATTAGAAGCACTAACAAACCCAAATTACATGGCTTTGGACCAGTCGACAGTGAACGCCGAGACGGAGTTCAAAATCGAATTCCGAGCCTCTTCGAAATGTAGCAGTAATAAAGCCTCAAGTGAGAATAAATGCCGGAGAGCGAAAAGTGTGAGCGACGATATCAATGAAGACTATCAAAATAAGGAAAACGAGCATCCTTCCGATAGAAACAGCTCGGGATTAGTCCTTGATAGTTGTTATCTATCAGGGCTGGGAAATATAAATCCCGATAAGAGGCGAGGAGTTAAAATGGGGACTAGGATGTTCAGCAACATTGGACCTCGAGTGTCGAGATCTATGGAGGCAATGAATGCGCCAAGTCACGAGTATTTGGAAGAGATGTCGTTGCAATCAGTCTCTCTACATTGCAGTTCGACGTCGATATCACGGTCCCCAACCGCGGAGTGCCTCCCAACGAACGAGGCCTATATTATAG ATTCCTCGGTGAAGTCGTGCGCCAACCCGTTTCTGCCCGACTTCCAAGAGAGTTTAAGTGAGACTTTACTCaacaaactgaataacatttcGTTCGAAGAGGAGCGCATTTTATCGACCGTTTCAGTGGAGCGGGACTGTAAGGGTAGTTTGGGGCTGCAGATAACAGAGGGCTCCGACGGCAACGTCTACATCCAGTCGGTGATCTTAGGCGGCCCTGCCCACCTAAGTGGGAATATATTGAGCGGTGACCAAGTGGTTGCTGTAGACGGCCAAAGTCTCTTAGGGATGAAATACAAGAATGCCTTAAACTTGCTAACAAATACAGGGCGAAAAGTGGAATTTGTGCTATCGCGAATTGCGCCCTCCAGGCAGTCGACTTTGCGTATTGGCGACGCTAAAGTGAACTTATCCAACATCAGCGAATCGCACTTGAAGTCGCTCCGCCTGGAGAACACCATGAACAAACTCAAGCGCCTATCGTACCCCAATAACAACAGGGTTCTAGTTGGTAGTCCGGTCGAGAAACACGTGACGGAGAGTTGCCTCgatatttccaattttcacAAATATGGGTCTAGTAATACTTCAACGGAAGTGCCATATCATAAACATATCCGCTATGAAATCGAGCCCGAGACCGAGAATGTGATGGCGAGGAAGAATCTGCCGCAGAGCCAAAGCAATACTCCAGTGACGAGtctgaataaaaatatttccaagtcGTGCAATCACATCTATGATGAGGCGGACAGAGCGGTTGTGGTGGATGTGATACCCAAGAACGGGGCCAACTCGAGGTCACTCGATCGCAAACTTGGCAAAAGTTGCGCCCAGGAAGATAATAAATGCAAACCTACTATACCGCCTATAGCGCTACCTCGAAGTCTAGGACTCAGCAGGAAGTGGAGGGGGCCCGTCAGGTACCCCGTAACACCAGTGAAAAAAACAATCGGGGGTGACCTGGACAATCACACCAATTACTTGTCCAACTCAGACGACGAccaagtttttatttag
- the LOC100141688 gene encoding tyrosine-protein phosphatase non-receptor type 13 isoform X2, which yields MSRSRIKEARLHGGPSLGQLLTARPSGLTEPECWAILCQAVQALQDLFLSDGASGDSCIPLVTPSTLILSSRGRVKLCQSSTVFGCGPPAHLAGYLAPEYRPNKQCSDTETEKMWIFALGETLKRVTLTSHSATLRLSNELYQVLVDMTKVHVAARASLMYLLEVISDYCKRRQQNRPFSHIVMDLHQEAMAAVELALDTPWGPPAMPELRPRTRNSESNADGIGTIPRRWISLTRPQDPVPKLTKEASTSMEDLSFSIPISNAPGSLVRPKSMCVPDMRYFNNDLPKDFQFCASATNRLSDLAAGSGPKLSRAERLDGGSSGRRPRMRRNPVQRAASRLYRASVDVDSARDCVGPEFVVRASLPSKQITMPDFKGQKKHVTVIMLNGQKVDVLCNPNTTTAGQLFEAIIQKEHIEENFMLGLSALIAGDFVFLPSDTRICKAVQAGNAQNATLTLFMRVRFFLPSLRGIRGSQARHLLYLQLRRSILEHQLPCSFSQLIELDGLALQAEFGNYGEREHGARDYFLLEHYVPETMSCAIDDQYGLRQELIRSHISKRGLSAEKAEQDFIILAQSLPHYGGHFYTATWMLKDNNHKDVWLYISAQGINLYERDRSTSNCGPQLYEMFEWRSIQTLCYSKQYLCILPHSKILHSSKLKKYKLKMDHKKSYFTFRLASLHHQFFLRLRTEYTSLQTLSQQFGIPLKDMKNETNSLCKLEALTNPNYMALDQSTVNAETEFKIEFRASSKCSSNKASSENKCRRAKSVSDDINEDYQNKENEHPSDRNSSGLVLDSCYLSGLGNINPDKRRGVKMGTRMFSNIGPRVSRSMEAMNAPSHEYLEEMSLQSVSLHCSSTSISRSPTAECLPTNEAYIIDSSVKSCANPFLPDFQESLSETLLNKLNNISFEEERILSTVSVERDCKGSLGLQITEGSDGNVYIQSVILGGPAHLSGNILSGDQVVAVDGQSLLGMKYKNALNLLTNTGRKVEFVLSRIAPSRQSTLRIGDAKVNLSNISESHLKSLRLENTMNKLKRLSYPNNNRVLVGSPVEKHVTESCLDISNFHKYGSSNTSTEVPYHKHIRYEIEPETENVMARKNLPQSQSNTPVTSLNKNISKSCNHIYDEADRAVVVDVIPKNGANSRSLDRKLGKSCAQEDNKCKPTIPPIALPRSLGLSRKWRGPVRYPVTPVKKTIGGDLDNHTNYLSNSDDDQVFI from the exons ATGGTGCCTCAGGTGATTCATGCATTCCTTTGGTAACACCCTCTACCCTCATACTGTCATCCAGAGGAAGGGTGAAACTATGCCAGAGCAGCACAGTGTTTGGATGTGGTCCCCCAGCACACCTGGCAGGTTATTTAGCGCCTGAATACAGGCCTAACAAACAGTGCTCTGACACGGAGACGGAAAAG atGTGGATATTCGCCCTGGGGGAAACTCTGAAAAGGGTTACTTTAACGAGCCATTCTGCCACTTTACGATTGAGTAATGAACTGTATCAAGTGCTGGTTGACATGACCAAAGTGCACGTGGCTGCCAGGGCGTCTCTCATGTATCTATTAGAG GTTATTTCTGACTACTGTAAACGCCGCCAACAGAACAGGCCTTTTTCCCACATCGTGATGGATTTGCATCAGGAAGCAATGGCAGCCGTAGAGTTAGCCCTCGACACTCCTTGGGGACCCCCAGCTATGCCAGAATTGCGTCCCAGAACCAGAAACAG TGAGTCGAACGCGGACGGCATCGGCACCATCCCCCGGCGCTGGATCAGCCTGACGCGCCCCCAGGACCCCGTCCCCAAGCTGACAAAAGAAGCCAGCACCAGCATGGAGGACCTGTCTTTTTCCATCCCAATTTCGAACGCCCCCGGCTCGCTCGTGCGCCCCAAATCGATGTGTGTGCCTGACATGCGATACTTTAACAATGATCTACCTAAGGATTTTCAATTTTGCGCGAGTGCGACGAACAGATTGAGTGATTTGGCCGCCGGTTCGGGCCCCAAACTGAGTCGCGCCGAGCGTCTGGACGGCGGCAGCAGCGGCAGAAGGCCCAGAATGAGGCGCAATCCGGTGCAGCGGGCGGCCTCCAGACTCTACCGGGCCAGTGTGGACGTTGACAGCGCCAGGGACTGCGTAGGGCCGGAGTTCGTTGTAAGGGCGTCGCTGCCCAGTAAGCAGATTACCATGCCCGATTTCAAAGGACAAAAGAAACATGTGACGGTTATCATGTTGAATGGGCAGAAAGTTGACGTTCTCTGCAATCCGAATACCACCACTGCCGGACAACTGTTCGAG GCAATAATCCAGAAAGAACACATCGAAGAGAACTTTATGCTGGGCCTTTCGGCACTGATAGCCGGCGATTTTGTTTTTCTACCCTCAGACACACGAATTTGCAAGGCGGTGCAAGCTGGCAATGCGCAAAATGCGACTCTGACTTTATTCATGCGAGTTCGCTTCTTTCTGCCAAGTCTTCGAGGGATTAGAGGATCACAAGCCCGTCATTTGCTGTATTTGCAATTGAGACGGTCGATTTTAGAACACCAATTGCCATGTTCTTTCTCTCAGCTCATCGAACTGGACGGACTTGCCTTGCAGGCGGAGTTCGGGAATTATGGCGAAAgg gaGCACGGGGCTCGGGATTACTTCCTGTTGGAACATTACGTTCCTGAGACCATGTCGTGCGCGATTGATGATCAGTATGGCTTGCGACAAGAATTGATCAGGTCTCATATATCTAAACGGGGATTAAGTGCGGAAAAGGCTGAGCAGGACTTTATTATCCTTGCCCAAAGTCTTCCCCATTACGGTGGACATTTTTACACAGCAACTTGG ATGTTAAAAGACAATAATCATAAAGACGTTTGGCTGTATATCAGCGCCCAAGGGATAAATCTATACGAACGTGACAGATCAACAAGCAACTGTGGACCACAATTATACGAAATGTTCGAATGGCGAAGCATTCAAACTTTGTGCTACAGCAAACAATACTTATGCATCCTTCCGCATTCGAAAATTCTACACTCGtcgaaattaaagaaatataaGCTGAAAATGGACCATAAAAA GAGTTATTTCACTTTCCGTCTCGCTTCATTACACCACCAATTTTTCCTGCGTCTCCGCACTGAATATACGTCGCTCCAGACGCTCTCGCAACAATTCGGCATCCCGCTCAAAGAcatgaaaaatgaaacaaactcTTTGTGCAAATTAGAAGCACTAACAAACCCAAATTACATGGCTTTGGACCAGTCGACAGTGAACGCCGAGACGGAGTTCAAAATCGAATTCCGAGCCTCTTCGAAATGTAGCAGTAATAAAGCCTCAAGTGAGAATAAATGCCGGAGAGCGAAAAGTGTGAGCGACGATATCAATGAAGACTATCAAAATAAGGAAAACGAGCATCCTTCCGATAGAAACAGCTCGGGATTAGTCCTTGATAGTTGTTATCTATCAGGGCTGGGAAATATAAATCCCGATAAGAGGCGAGGAGTTAAAATGGGGACTAGGATGTTCAGCAACATTGGACCTCGAGTGTCGAGATCTATGGAGGCAATGAATGCGCCAAGTCACGAGTATTTGGAAGAGATGTCGTTGCAATCAGTCTCTCTACATTGCAGTTCGACGTCGATATCACGGTCCCCAACCGCGGAGTGCCTCCCAACGAACGAGGCCTATATTATAG ATTCCTCGGTGAAGTCGTGCGCCAACCCGTTTCTGCCCGACTTCCAAGAGAGTTTAAGTGAGACTTTACTCaacaaactgaataacatttcGTTCGAAGAGGAGCGCATTTTATCGACCGTTTCAGTGGAGCGGGACTGTAAGGGTAGTTTGGGGCTGCAGATAACAGAGGGCTCCGACGGCAACGTCTACATCCAGTCGGTGATCTTAGGCGGCCCTGCCCACCTAAGTGGGAATATATTGAGCGGTGACCAAGTGGTTGCTGTAGACGGCCAAAGTCTCTTAGGGATGAAATACAAGAATGCCTTAAACTTGCTAACAAATACAGGGCGAAAAGTGGAATTTGTGCTATCGCGAATTGCGCCCTCCAGGCAGTCGACTTTGCGTATTGGCGACGCTAAAGTGAACTTATCCAACATCAGCGAATCGCACTTGAAGTCGCTCCGCCTGGAGAACACCATGAACAAACTCAAGCGCCTATCGTACCCCAATAACAACAGGGTTCTAGTTGGTAGTCCGGTCGAGAAACACGTGACGGAGAGTTGCCTCgatatttccaattttcacAAATATGGGTCTAGTAATACTTCAACGGAAGTGCCATATCATAAACATATCCGCTATGAAATCGAGCCCGAGACCGAGAATGTGATGGCGAGGAAGAATCTGCCGCAGAGCCAAAGCAATACTCCAGTGACGAGtctgaataaaaatatttccaagtcGTGCAATCACATCTATGATGAGGCGGACAGAGCGGTTGTGGTGGATGTGATACCCAAGAACGGGGCCAACTCGAGGTCACTCGATCGCAAACTTGGCAAAAGTTGCGCCCAGGAAGATAATAAATGCAAACCTACTATACCGCCTATAGCGCTACCTCGAAGTCTAGGACTCAGCAGGAAGTGGAGGGGGCCCGTCAGGTACCCCGTAACACCAGTGAAAAAAACAATCGGGGGTGACCTGGACAATCACACCAATTACTTGTCCAACTCAGACGACGAccaagtttttatttag